The sequence AAGCTTGACAAGCGAGTAGAAACGATTATATTCGCTTTATTTTCCTCTGCGCTGGAAGGCGGATGAAAACGACGGCTGGCGTAGCTCAATCGGTAGAGCAGCTGATTTGTAATCAGCAGGTTGCGGGTTCGAGTCCCATCGCCAGCTCCAGGTAAATCGGAGGGGTTCCCGAGCGGCCAAAGGGAACAGACTGTAAATCTGTCGGCGACGCCTTCGGAGGTTCGAATCCTCCCCCCTCCACCATGTTGAAAGACCTGCGGGAATAGCTCAGTTGGTAGAGCATCAGCCTTCCAAGCTGAGGGTCGCGGGTTCGAGTCCCGTTTCCCGCTCCAGTAGAGTTAATAGCGAGCCCACGTAGCTCAGTAGGTAGAGCGCGTCCTTGGTAAGGACGAGGTTCACCGGTTCGATCCCGGTCGTGGGCTCCATTTAACATCCGCGATTCTGGAGGATTTTCTTTCATGGCCAAGAAGAAATTCGAACGCAACAAGCCACACGTGAACGTGGGAACGATAGGTCACGTGGATCACGGCAAGACCACCCTGACCGCGGCGATCACGAAAGTGCTGGCGAAGAAGAATCTGGCGGATTTTGTGCCGTTT comes from bacterium and encodes:
- a CDS encoding GTP-binding protein, whose protein sequence is MAKKKFERNKPHVNVGTIGHVDHGKTTLTAAITKVLAKKNLADFVPF